GTGGACGAATACGGCGGAACGGCAGGGCTTGTGACTCTCGAAGATGTCATTGAAGAGATCGTCGGCGAGATTCAGGACGAGCATGACGCCGAACGCACCTTGTGGACTCGAGTGGACGAGCAGACCGTACTGGTCGATGCCAAGCTTGACGTGGAAACCGTCAATGAAGTGTTGGGCGAGGATGTCATCCCGATTGACGACGACTTTGACACTCTCGGAGGTTTTCTGCTTTCTGAACTCGGTGACTTCCCCGAATTACAAACCCGCGTCGAATACCATAACTACGAATTTGTGGTGGAAGAGGTGCGGCGGCACAGACTTGGCCGTATCCGCATCATCCGGCGCGAAGCAATCGCGGCAAAGGACGAATGAGCATAAAGGAACGAATCGGCTGGAAATTTTTGTCGTGGCGCAAGGGGGAGCATGCCGGAGGACGCATCACACTTCCCGGCGCGGCACGGCATGCGCGCAAAGTGTGTGTGCTGCTGCCATCGAATTTCGACGATTTCGATATCGTGCGTGTAATTCTTCCCGAAATTTTCAGCCGGCTGGAAAATGCGCAACTCACGATTTGGGTGCGCGACAATTACCGCAGCTGGCTCATCATTAATGAGTCTTGCAGCATCATGAGTTATGATCCGGTGCAATGCACAAAGCTTGGATTGCCGGACAACGCGATACTCAAGCAAATCCGGTCAACTGAGTATGACCTGCTGCTGGACCTTTCACTGAATCCGGAGTTGTACGTGGCGGCGTTGGCCAAGGAGGTGCGAGCTGAGATGAAGGTCGCACTTGCACACCCGCAGACGGAAGAATTTTACAATCTGCTGGTTGAAAGCGACTCTGAAGACCGGGGTCGGAAATTACTTGCGCTCCTTAATTATCTCTGACGACATTGAAACCCCTTTTCGAAAATACCGCCTTGACTGAGCAAGCCGCCGCCGAGTTCGCGCGGCTTGTGCACATTATGGCAGCGCTGCGGTCGCCCGGCGGCTGTCCGTGGGACTGCGACCAGACGCACGAGTCACTCCGGCCCTATTTGATCGAGGAAACCTATGAGGTCCTTGATTCAATTGACCGCAAAGCCTACGGCGAACTTAAGAAGGAACTCGGCGACCTCCTGCTGCACATCATTTTTCACTCGCGGATGGCCGAAGAGGAGCAGTTATTCAACATCGCCGATGTCTTGCACGAAATCAATGAAAAGCTGATTCGCCGGCATCCGCATGTGTTCGGCGACGCGGTTGTTCATTCGGCGGATGATGTCAATAAACAATGGGAGAAGATCAAACTAAAGGAAGACCACCGGCCGCAGCTGCTTTCGGGTGTGCCCAAGAACCAACCG
This region of bacterium genomic DNA includes:
- the mazG gene encoding nucleoside triphosphate pyrophosphohydrolase codes for the protein MTEQAAAEFARLVHIMAALRSPGGCPWDCDQTHESLRPYLIEETYEVLDSIDRKAYGELKKELGDLLLHIIFHSRMAEEEQLFNIADVLHEINEKLIRRHPHVFGDAVVHSADDVNKQWEKIKLKEDHRPQLLSGVPKNQPALNRAYRVQEKAAAVGFDWPSDEPVWAKLSEEIAELQHELRVGNREKIEAEFGDLLFTMVNLGRKLDVHPEEALRGAIQKFTDRFGQIELALMEEGIPLHEAGLEKMDKLWDKVKADERVQS